CCGGGGCGAGCAGCTCGCCGAGCCGACCCTTGACGACGTTCTCGAGCATGCCGCTGGTCATGATGATCGTGCCGAACAGCACCAGGAACGTCAGCGTCGAGACGATCAGGATGGTCTTCATGGCTCCGTCCCGTACCTGAGTGTGGCCACTTCATCCATGCGCTTGCGGTCCTCGCGGCGGTCCTGCTCCTGCCAGGCGGCCAGTTGCCGCTCCCGCAGCTGCTCGAGCACCTTCTTGTCGCGCTGCGCCGCCAGCAGGATCTGCCGCTGCTGTTCCGCCTCGGCGCGGATGCGCCGGATCCGTTCGGCGTTGCGCCGGACCTGGCGCCGCCGCTCTCCGGTGTAATCGTTGAGGCGCTGCATGCGGACCAGGTCGAACCCGCGGGCGCTTTCCCGGCCGGCCGCCACCTTGCACTCCGTTTCGATCCGCGTGTTCTCGCGCTCGA
This portion of the bacterium genome encodes:
- a CDS encoding flagellar FliJ family protein — its product is MFRFRLEKVLRHRERIVDREARKLQGILSAALLLERENTRIETECKVAAGRESARGFDLVRMQRLNDYTGERRRQVRRNAERIRRIRAEAEQQRQILLAAQRDKKVLEQLRERQLAAWQEQDRREDRKRMDEVATLRYGTEP